Proteins encoded within one genomic window of Bacillus thuringiensis:
- a CDS encoding GNAT family N-acetyltransferase, which produces MRLSELDLIAIQVEVLFLHNQIGKMKYVNEQGNPKAPRFFLGRTREGSITRYHCDLDNETVGKIEKLIREPSNHIEIAKIIHVLNEERTVKNIWMGPAFMFSNNLHKPTRTIQITEKNKELLRENFPNLIEQMEWRQPYFAIVKNEKVVSICCSARSTPVAAEASVETLAEFQGNGYGTDVVTAWAISIQEEKRIPLYSTSWDNYASQAVARKLKLINYGMDLHIT; this is translated from the coding sequence ATGAGGCTCTCAGAACTTGATTTAATAGCAATTCAGGTAGAGGTTTTATTTCTTCATAATCAAATAGGAAAAATGAAATATGTAAATGAACAAGGAAATCCGAAAGCACCACGCTTTTTTCTTGGCAGAACTCGTGAAGGGAGTATAACGAGATATCATTGTGATCTGGATAATGAAACGGTAGGTAAGATTGAGAAATTAATTCGAGAACCTTCAAATCATATAGAGATAGCAAAGATTATTCATGTATTAAATGAAGAAAGAACAGTAAAAAATATTTGGATGGGCCCTGCTTTCATGTTCTCTAATAATTTACATAAGCCAACTAGAACAATACAGATAACAGAGAAGAATAAAGAGCTTTTGCGAGAAAATTTTCCTAATCTAATAGAACAGATGGAGTGGAGGCAACCTTACTTTGCAATTGTAAAAAATGAAAAGGTAGTTTCTATATGTTGCAGTGCTAGGAGTACACCTGTAGCTGCTGAGGCGAGTGTGGAAACTTTAGCGGAGTTTCAAGGGAATGGATATGGTACTGATGTTGTTACAGCATGGGCGATATCAATACAAGAGGAAAAGCGCATTCCACTTTATAGCACTTCTTGGGATAATTATGCTTCACAAGCAGTTGCAAGAAAACTAAAACTGATTAACTATGGAATGGATTTGCATATCACTTAA
- a CDS encoding glycerol-3-phosphate responsive antiterminator, which produces MFKEPYIAMIKDWKGYNTYKKLPKTVFLMTGSMLELPERVYELQKHGHDVFLHCDFIQGLNTNTEEALLYIQDVIGAQGIISTKGSTIRNANKIGLKTIQRIFIVDTLSLTKSIENCKTTKPNAVEIMPGIMPSIIKQLAEEIEFPIIAGGLIQTREDAEIAIRAGASAISTSHYEVWIHEEKRSAIL; this is translated from the coding sequence ATGTTTAAAGAACCTTATATTGCGATGATAAAGGATTGGAAGGGATACAACACATACAAAAAATTACCGAAAACAGTTTTTCTTATGACGGGTTCAATGCTGGAGTTACCAGAGCGTGTATATGAATTACAGAAGCATGGACATGATGTATTTCTTCATTGTGATTTTATACAAGGTTTAAATACAAATACAGAGGAAGCTCTTTTGTATATTCAAGATGTTATCGGGGCGCAGGGTATTATTTCAACAAAAGGTTCGACAATTCGAAATGCTAATAAAATTGGATTAAAAACGATTCAACGCATTTTTATTGTTGATACTTTATCTCTTACAAAATCAATTGAGAATTGTAAAACGACTAAACCGAATGCGGTAGAGATTATGCCTGGTATTATGCCTTCCATTATTAAGCAGTTAGCAGAGGAAATAGAATTTCCTATTATTGCAGGCGGACTGATTCAAACACGAGAAGATGCGGAAATTGCTATTCGTGCAGGAGCAAGTGCAATTTCAACGAGTCATTATGAAGTATGGATACACGAAGAAAAAAGGAGTGCAATCTTGTGA